The Urbifossiella limnaea genome has a window encoding:
- a CDS encoding NHL repeat-containing protein produces the protein MPAEHLFPTRRTFLAAAAAAVAAPAAGRPDDPVTFGEGSARFTLDPAWGRLPDGMRYGLGCAVVVDSRDRVYVTSRSASPCVAIFDRTGRLLETWTKDFADGIGLTPQQVAGTAHGLYWSKEGANEYLYWTENVSAPKGAPRIGARVYKTDLAGKVLYTLGNVASESATSQKIDFTNPTDVAVAPNGDVYVVDGYGSQRVFRFDKEFKLLKVMGGPGKEHGKFSTCHGAWVSTLRKDPEVYIADRANGRIEVFSPELEYKRTIPNFRAPCCFYQHAGRIYVPELSCRVTVIDADDKVVAHLGDGTGAANPAADAGKFAAPHALTVSSGGDVYVVEWVADGRVRKLRRG, from the coding sequence ATGCCCGCCGAGCACCTGTTCCCCACGCGCCGCACGTTCCTCGCGGCCGCGGCCGCCGCCGTCGCCGCCCCCGCGGCGGGCCGCCCCGACGACCCCGTCACGTTCGGCGAGGGCTCCGCGCGCTTCACCCTCGACCCCGCCTGGGGCCGCCTCCCCGACGGCATGCGCTACGGCCTCGGCTGCGCCGTCGTGGTGGACTCGCGCGACCGGGTGTACGTCACCTCGCGGTCGGCGTCGCCGTGCGTGGCGATCTTCGACCGCACCGGCCGGCTGCTCGAAACCTGGACGAAGGACTTCGCCGACGGCATCGGCCTGACGCCGCAGCAGGTCGCGGGCACCGCCCACGGCCTGTACTGGAGCAAGGAGGGCGCGAACGAGTACCTGTACTGGACGGAGAACGTGTCGGCCCCGAAGGGCGCCCCGCGGATCGGCGCCCGCGTGTACAAGACCGACCTCGCCGGCAAGGTGCTGTACACGCTCGGCAACGTGGCGAGCGAGTCGGCGACGAGCCAGAAGATCGACTTCACGAACCCGACGGACGTGGCGGTGGCGCCGAACGGCGACGTGTACGTGGTGGACGGGTACGGCAGCCAGCGGGTGTTCCGGTTCGACAAGGAGTTCAAGCTGCTGAAGGTGATGGGCGGCCCCGGCAAGGAGCACGGCAAGTTCAGCACGTGCCACGGGGCGTGGGTGAGCACGCTGCGGAAGGACCCGGAGGTGTACATCGCGGACCGGGCCAACGGCCGGATCGAGGTCTTTTCGCCGGAGCTGGAGTACAAGCGGACGATCCCGAACTTCCGCGCCCCGTGCTGCTTCTACCAGCACGCCGGCCGCATCTACGTGCCGGAGCTGAGCTGCCGGGTGACGGTGATCGACGCGGACGACAAGGTGGTGGCGCACCTGGGCGACGGCACGGGTGCGGCGAACCCGGCGGCCGACGCGGGCAAGTTCGCGGCGCCGCACGCGCTGACGGTGTCGTCGGGCGGCGACGTGTACGTGGTGGAGTGGGTGGCGGACGGCCGGGTGCGGAAGCTGCGCCGCGGCTGA
- the ispF gene encoding 2-C-methyl-D-erythritol 2,4-cyclodiphosphate synthase — translation MNVRVGSGHDTHRLVEGRPLILGGVRVAYARGLAGHSDADVVLHAVTDALLGAAALGDIGDLFPDTDPRNKDADSRIFLAAALEKLAAAGWRVGNLDVTLFAQEPKLGPVKQAIRANLAALLGVSADAVSVKAKTGEHVGHIGRGEAIGCHTVVLIQKQS, via the coding sequence GTGAACGTCCGCGTCGGCAGCGGCCACGACACGCACCGCCTCGTCGAAGGCCGCCCGCTGATCCTCGGCGGCGTGCGCGTCGCGTACGCCCGCGGCCTCGCCGGCCACTCCGACGCCGACGTGGTGCTGCACGCCGTCACCGACGCGCTCCTCGGCGCCGCCGCGCTCGGCGACATCGGCGACCTGTTCCCCGACACCGACCCGCGGAACAAAGACGCCGACAGTCGAATCTTCCTCGCCGCGGCGCTGGAGAAGCTCGCCGCCGCCGGCTGGCGCGTCGGCAACCTCGACGTGACCCTGTTCGCGCAGGAGCCGAAGCTCGGGCCGGTGAAGCAGGCCATCCGCGCGAACCTGGCGGCGCTGCTGGGCGTGTCGGCGGACGCGGTGAGCGTGAAGGCGAAGACCGGCGAGCACGTCGGCCACATCGGCCGCGGCGAGGCGATCGGCTGCCACACGGTCGTGTTAATTCAGAAGCAGAGTTAG